A single Bacillus sp. (in: firmicutes) DNA region contains:
- the modA gene encoding molybdate ABC transporter substrate-binding protein, translated as MAKRVLLSFLAFLFVIALSVGCSRNNALEPNVENSKEEKPAKQSIELTISAAASLTDALNEMKQTYENEHKSVHLLFNFNGSGKLALQIEQGAPVDVFLSADQKRMDELEDKSLILADSRQDFTGNKLVLIGSKDKDYGIASFTEINPSSLSHIAVGDPESVPVGTYTKEIITKLGKWDEIESKVVLAKDVRQVLTYVESGNADIGFVYLSDALTSDKVKVLAEADASLHTPIIYPAAVTADSKHQEEAKQFIEFLQSDAGQNILERHGFVK; from the coding sequence ATGGCTAAAAGAGTATTACTTAGTTTTCTTGCTTTCTTGTTTGTAATTGCATTATCAGTTGGATGCAGCCGGAATAATGCTTTGGAGCCGAATGTAGAAAATTCAAAAGAAGAAAAACCAGCTAAACAATCAATAGAACTAACGATTTCAGCAGCAGCAAGCCTCACAGATGCCTTAAATGAAATGAAACAAACATATGAGAATGAGCATAAATCCGTTCACTTGCTTTTTAATTTTAACGGTTCAGGTAAGTTGGCATTACAAATTGAACAGGGAGCACCTGTAGATGTATTTTTATCAGCAGACCAAAAAAGGATGGATGAACTAGAAGATAAATCGTTAATTCTAGCTGATTCACGCCAAGATTTTACAGGGAACAAGCTTGTGTTAATAGGTTCAAAAGATAAAGATTACGGAATCGCTTCATTTACTGAGATTAACCCAAGTTCATTGTCACATATAGCTGTTGGTGATCCTGAAAGTGTACCTGTTGGCACGTATACAAAAGAGATTATTACGAAACTCGGTAAATGGGATGAAATCGAATCAAAAGTAGTGCTGGCGAAAGATGTGCGCCAAGTGTTGACCTATGTTGAGTCAGGCAATGCTGATATTGGATTTGTGTATTTAAGTGATGCACTTACATCTGATAAAGTAAAAGTGTTAGCAGAAGCGGATGCAAGCCTACATACCCCAATTATATATCCTGCTGCAGTGACTGCTGATAGCAAACATCAAGAGGAAGCAAAGCAGTTCATTGAATTTTTACAAAGTGATGCTGGGCAAAATATATTAGAAAGGCATGGGTTTGTAAAGTAA
- a CDS encoding FeoB-associated Cys-rich membrane protein has protein sequence MIANIIIGLAIFGYAAWALMKYIKNSKKGKCAGCAIENSCKTKDKCS, from the coding sequence ATGATAGCAAATATTATAATCGGTCTAGCCATTTTTGGTTATGCTGCTTGGGCTCTAATGAAATATATTAAAAATAGCAAAAAAGGAAAATGCGCGGGTTGTGCGATAGAAAATTCGTGCAAAACAAAGGATAAATGTAGTTAA
- a CDS encoding DUF2249 domain-containing protein yields the protein MSQGTGKVVELDVREDIKNKLEPFQKIMGAIKDLDSSGDTFILHAPFKPTPLFGVLKAKGFSNNAEELSENHWKITFVKK from the coding sequence ATGAGTCAAGGAACAGGTAAAGTTGTTGAATTAGATGTGCGTGAGGATATTAAAAATAAGCTTGAGCCCTTTCAAAAAATAATGGGTGCTATAAAGGATTTGGACTCTTCAGGGGATACATTCATTTTACACGCCCCATTTAAACCAACACCACTTTTCGGTGTTTTAAAAGCAAAAGGCTTCTCAAATAATGCTGAAGAGCTGTCTGAAAACCATTGGAAAATAACATTTGTAAAAAAGTAA
- a CDS encoding helix-turn-helix transcriptional regulator, with the protein MGEQSFTTEEISQLLKVSKLTVYDLIKKGELKSYRVGRQMRVDASDLEDYKRRAKGIPPTEEQVLPTRLVVSPKLEHSPANTRSLIISGQDLCLDILSKNIEKSSSLYRPLRSYVGSLDSLFSMYKGEADIVSTHLIDGDTKEYNVSYIRKILVSHHFLVINLISRWAGFYVKKGNPKGIRTWIDLASNPTLKFVNREKGSGARILVDEMLRVHNIEETKINGYFQEENSHLGVAGMVAKGEVDVGVGIEKAAHIARIDFIPLVKEQYDLVILKTEENKELITLLTTILQSAKFKEELLALGYDVSQTGTIIYEQ; encoded by the coding sequence ATGGGAGAGCAATCTTTTACAACTGAAGAAATATCACAATTATTAAAAGTATCTAAATTAACCGTCTATGATTTAATTAAAAAAGGAGAACTTAAATCATATCGTGTTGGTCGACAAATGCGAGTTGATGCTTCCGACCTTGAGGATTATAAACGGAGAGCAAAAGGCATTCCACCAACAGAGGAACAAGTGCTTCCTACAAGATTAGTGGTTTCCCCCAAACTAGAGCACTCCCCAGCTAACACTCGCTCACTCATTATTAGCGGACAAGATCTATGCCTAGATATTTTGAGTAAAAATATTGAAAAAAGCTCCAGCTTGTATCGCCCATTGCGATCCTATGTTGGTAGCTTAGATAGCCTATTTTCAATGTATAAAGGAGAAGCTGACATCGTTAGTACCCATTTAATTGATGGAGATACTAAAGAATACAACGTTTCTTATATTAGAAAAATCTTAGTCAGCCATCATTTTCTTGTGATAAACCTCATTTCCCGTTGGGCTGGTTTCTATGTAAAAAAAGGGAATCCTAAAGGTATTCGAACTTGGATTGACTTGGCAAGTAATCCGACATTAAAATTTGTCAACCGGGAAAAAGGCTCTGGTGCAAGAATTTTAGTCGATGAAATGCTAAGAGTACATAATATTGAGGAAACAAAGATTAATGGATATTTCCAAGAGGAAAATTCTCACCTTGGTGTGGCTGGAATGGTTGCAAAAGGAGAAGTTGATGTTGGAGTTGGCATTGAAAAAGCCGCTCACATAGCTAGGATTGATTTCATCCCATTAGTGAAAGAACAGTATGACCTCGTGATTTTAAAAACAGAAGAAAATAAAGAATTAATTACATTGTTAACAACTATTCTACAATCTGCAAAATTTAAAGAAGAGCTGTTGGCATTGGGATATGATGTTTCACAAACAGGTACTATAATTTATGAACAATAA
- a CDS encoding ATP-binding cassette domain-containing protein — translation MLSVQIIKKLAHFTINVDFKIDNEMAILFGPSGSGKTTILNCIAGLTHPDKGYIANNGIDFFTSLIKPLPVQKRNIGYLFQDYALFPHMTVWKNISYGMKNESLTNQIIDVLNIKHLLHKYPREISGGEKQRVALTRALATEPSLLLLDEPFSALDYETRMQCHDELLRLHKLWDIPILMVTHDHEEARKLGNRIFYMKQGQIEKVVQAKCS, via the coding sequence ATGTTATCGGTTCAAATTATAAAAAAGCTCGCTCATTTTACAATCAATGTTGATTTTAAAATTGATAATGAAATGGCCATCCTTTTTGGGCCATCCGGTTCAGGAAAAACAACGATTTTAAATTGTATAGCAGGCTTAACGCATCCTGACAAGGGCTATATCGCAAACAACGGTATAGACTTTTTCACTTCTTTAATAAAACCGCTACCAGTACAAAAAAGAAATATTGGCTATCTATTTCAAGACTACGCCCTCTTTCCCCATATGACCGTTTGGAAAAATATTTCGTATGGAATGAAAAATGAAAGTTTAACAAATCAAATCATTGATGTATTAAATATAAAGCATTTGCTACATAAATACCCAAGGGAAATTTCTGGTGGGGAAAAACAAAGAGTTGCCTTAACGAGGGCGCTGGCGACGGAACCAAGCCTATTATTGCTTGATGAGCCATTTTCAGCTTTAGACTATGAGACACGTATGCAATGTCATGATGAATTGCTCCGCTTACATAAATTATGGGATATACCAATTCTTATGGTCACTCATGACCATGAGGAGGCCAGGAAATTAGGCAATCGAATTTTTTATATGAAACAAGGACAAATAGAAAAGGTAGTTCAAGCAAAGTGTAGCTGA
- a CDS encoding DUF2249 domain-containing protein: MKLDNRGLEPPQPMMRTLAALEELPDGEELIINNDRRPMFLYPELDERGYSHETIELEDGSFQITIRKGN, translated from the coding sequence ATGAAACTTGATAATCGCGGACTAGAACCGCCGCAGCCAATGATGAGAACACTCGCGGCACTTGAGGAATTGCCCGATGGTGAGGAACTCATTATTAATAATGACCGTCGTCCAATGTTTCTATATCCTGAATTAGATGAACGAGGCTACAGCCACGAAACAATTGAACTTGAGGATGGCAGCTTTCAAATTACGATTCGTAAAGGAAATTAG
- the feoB gene encoding ferrous iron transport protein B, with protein MLEIALFGNPNTGKTSLFNSLTGSYEYVGNWSGVTVEKKVGLLRDKQGQIIDLPGIYSLSPLSKDETVVTNFLLQESFTEILNIVDASQLERNLHLTVQLLEFGKPLIIGLNMMDVAKNRGIFIDEKLLAKQLGVRIVPIIARTGKGCNELSQQLVISSTEHKEPLQLYYGSVIEKGIDRFRQLVVNRRDSIVRELPPLRWLALQFFEGNKAVFEYLQDFIAKDELDCLHKDTEANLIEKNEGKSLFQAIYDVRRMFIEKVISGAAERKAAGKQTLTEQIDKIVTHKVLGIPIFLFFMFMMFMLTFNWLGFPLSDALDAFFSGPLTEWLTAGLISIGASEFIQSLILDGIVAGVGGVLVFVPQIFILFFFISFLEDSGYMARVALVMDRMMEAIGLNGKSFIPMIIGFGCNVPGVMAARTIEQPKERLLTILLTPLMSCSARLPVYALFVGAFFAAHQAIVVLALYVLGIVMAFIVAKIFSSTILKSEASVFVIELPPYRVPQFQTLARSTWDKGKGFVKKAGTFIFAGSVIIWLLAYAGPGGLAVEMDDSYLAMIGSVMAPLIAPIGFGTWQAGASLLTGFFAKEVVVSTMNIIYHVPDVNSLQGLLATAYTPLSAFTFMAFVLLYVPCLATTATIQKETGSFKWTALAIGYALILAYVLCLLIYQVGRALGFA; from the coding sequence ATGTTAGAGATAGCTTTATTTGGCAACCCAAATACTGGGAAAACATCGCTTTTTAATAGTTTAACAGGTTCCTATGAATATGTAGGGAACTGGAGCGGTGTAACAGTTGAAAAAAAGGTTGGGCTACTGCGCGACAAGCAAGGACAAATCATCGATCTCCCAGGCATATATTCTTTAAGCCCATTATCAAAAGATGAAACGGTTGTAACAAACTTTTTGCTTCAGGAATCTTTTACAGAGATTTTAAATATTGTTGACGCATCACAATTAGAACGTAATTTACATTTGACTGTTCAATTACTGGAATTTGGCAAACCATTGATTATTGGTCTAAATATGATGGACGTTGCAAAAAATCGCGGTATTTTTATTGATGAAAAATTATTAGCTAAACAGCTCGGTGTAAGAATTGTCCCAATTATAGCGCGTACAGGAAAAGGATGCAACGAATTAAGCCAACAATTAGTAATCTCTTCTACGGAACATAAAGAACCTCTTCAATTATATTATGGTTCAGTAATTGAAAAGGGGATTGATCGTTTTCGTCAATTAGTCGTTAATAGAAGAGATTCAATCGTGCGCGAACTTCCACCATTAAGATGGTTAGCCTTACAATTTTTTGAAGGAAATAAAGCTGTATTTGAATATTTACAAGATTTTATTGCAAAAGATGAATTAGATTGCTTGCATAAAGATACGGAAGCAAATTTGATTGAAAAAAATGAAGGTAAGTCTTTATTTCAAGCGATTTACGATGTTAGAAGAATGTTCATTGAGAAAGTGATCAGCGGTGCAGCTGAACGAAAGGCGGCTGGAAAACAAACATTAACTGAACAGATTGATAAAATAGTTACTCATAAAGTGTTGGGTATTCCAATTTTTCTATTCTTTATGTTTATGATGTTTATGTTAACGTTTAATTGGCTAGGTTTTCCACTTTCAGATGCACTTGATGCATTTTTTTCAGGCCCATTAACAGAATGGCTTACTGCGGGGTTAATAAGTATTGGTGCCTCAGAGTTTATTCAATCATTAATATTAGACGGTATTGTAGCAGGTGTGGGCGGTGTTTTAGTATTTGTTCCACAAATTTTTATTCTCTTTTTCTTTATTTCGTTTCTAGAGGATTCCGGCTACATGGCTCGAGTTGCCTTAGTTATGGACAGGATGATGGAGGCGATTGGTTTAAATGGAAAATCATTTATCCCAATGATTATTGGCTTTGGTTGTAATGTTCCAGGGGTTATGGCCGCAAGGACAATTGAACAGCCAAAGGAACGGTTGTTGACCATTCTTTTAACGCCGCTGATGTCATGTTCAGCACGGCTCCCAGTCTATGCTTTATTTGTAGGTGCATTTTTCGCCGCACACCAAGCAATTGTAGTTTTAGCGCTGTATGTGCTTGGAATTGTAATGGCTTTTATTGTAGCGAAAATATTTTCTTCGACGATTTTGAAAAGTGAAGCATCGGTATTTGTCATTGAGCTGCCGCCTTATCGCGTGCCACAGTTTCAAACATTAGCAAGAAGCACCTGGGATAAAGGGAAAGGTTTTGTCAAGAAAGCAGGGACATTTATTTTTGCAGGATCTGTAATTATTTGGTTGTTAGCATACGCTGGTCCTGGTGGTTTAGCTGTTGAAATGGATGATAGCTATCTTGCGATGATTGGAAGCGTAATGGCACCGCTGATAGCACCAATTGGTTTTGGTACGTGGCAGGCGGGGGCTTCTTTATTAACTGGTTTCTTTGCGAAGGAAGTCGTTGTATCAACGATGAATATTATTTATCACGTTCCAGATGTTAATTCCTTACAAGGGTTATTAGCAACTGCCTATACACCACTTTCGGCTTTTACATTTATGGCGTTTGTTCTGTTGTATGTCCCTTGCTTGGCAACAACAGCTACTATTCAAAAAGAAACTGGGTCATTTAAGTGGACCGCGCTTGCGATAGGATATGCATTGATATTAGCATATGTGCTTTGTTTGCTTATTTACCAAGTTGGTCGGGCGCTGGGATTTGCGTAA
- the modB gene encoding molybdate ABC transporter permease subunit, with product MIQVNYSPLLLSLKITSISTVFVFITGLVVSKFLSRRNFFGKSIIESVLLLPLVLPPTVVGFGLLMLFGKNGPIGSLLLEWFHIQIVFTWIGAVIAAIVVSFPLMYQSAAAAFQNYDRNLENAALTMGASKWKIFWSISFPLAWPGLLSGLVLSFARGLGEFGATLMIAGYIPNKTDTIPMAIYFAVESGQTDVAQFWVMIIVALGFSTIMWLNWWSRRNIMKYADEN from the coding sequence GTGATACAAGTGAATTATTCCCCATTATTGCTTTCATTAAAAATTACGAGTATCTCCACCGTGTTTGTTTTTATAACTGGCCTAGTTGTTTCAAAATTTCTTTCACGGCGTAATTTTTTTGGTAAAAGCATAATAGAATCTGTTTTGTTACTTCCATTAGTTCTTCCGCCTACTGTTGTTGGTTTTGGGTTATTAATGCTGTTTGGCAAAAATGGACCAATAGGGAGCCTCCTTTTAGAATGGTTTCATATCCAAATTGTTTTTACTTGGATTGGCGCTGTCATTGCCGCGATTGTTGTTTCTTTCCCGCTGATGTATCAAAGTGCAGCCGCGGCATTTCAAAATTATGACCGTAATTTAGAAAATGCTGCTCTAACGATGGGAGCTTCAAAATGGAAAATATTTTGGTCGATATCCTTCCCGCTTGCTTGGCCTGGTTTATTGTCAGGCCTTGTCCTATCATTTGCAAGGGGCTTAGGGGAGTTTGGAGCTACTTTAATGATTGCTGGATACATTCCGAATAAGACAGATACAATCCCGATGGCTATTTATTTTGCGGTAGAATCTGGGCAAACGGATGTGGCCCAGTTTTGGGTGATGATAATTGTGGCTTTAGGCTTTAGCACGATTATGTGGCTCAATTGGTGGAGCAGGCGGAATATTATGAAATATGCGGATGAAAATTAG
- a CDS encoding ferrous iron transport protein A translates to MVLAELKQGEKARIRDFSKLSDIVRRRLIDMGIYEGVEVCLKCNMPFGGPYMIETFGQCVGIRRHEAGTIRVEKVC, encoded by the coding sequence ATGGTATTAGCTGAATTAAAACAAGGTGAAAAAGCTAGAATCAGAGATTTTTCTAAGCTTTCTGATATTGTGAGACGTAGATTAATAGATATGGGTATTTATGAAGGTGTGGAAGTGTGTTTAAAGTGCAATATGCCTTTTGGTGGTCCGTATATGATTGAGACGTTCGGTCAATGTGTCGGTATTCGTCGCCATGAAGCTGGAACGATTCGTGTTGAAAAAGTATGTTAG
- a CDS encoding metal-sulfur cluster assembly factor: MELKEKILKELETVIDPELGLNIVDLGLIYEIDIDDKNNVDVKMTLTTPGCPLHDSITSGARYVLEAMEEVNSVHVQLVWEPAWSPELMSDRAKDWLGAR; this comes from the coding sequence ATGGAATTAAAAGAAAAAATCCTTAAGGAATTAGAAACAGTCATTGACCCAGAATTAGGATTAAATATTGTTGATTTAGGGTTAATTTATGAAATCGATATTGATGATAAAAATAATGTAGATGTGAAAATGACGTTAACAACACCTGGCTGCCCTTTGCATGATAGCATCACAAGCGGAGCAAGATACGTCCTTGAAGCAATGGAAGAAGTAAACAGTGTACATGTTCAACTAGTATGGGAGCCAGCATGGTCTCCAGAGCTTATGAGTGATCGTGCGAAAGATTGGTTAGGTGCTAGATAA